TGGCCCAGTCTCTTAAAAGTGCCCATAAAGTAAAGTGTGTGGGTGCATCTCGAAAATTCATAGGGGCACACACCTGCCAAGCCATGTCCAGCCGCTTGATTGCCTCTCAATTCGTGAAATAGTCATGAGGGCACAGTAAGTTTTAAGTTTCAGTCGTTGAAACTTATGATTTTTTATCTGAAACTACTAGGTTTTATGAGTTGAAACTGAACATATATTTTTAAAAGTCGTCAAAACGTATTTAAAATGGCTCTTATTTGAAAGCCCTCGTTGCGAGAAACACGAATATGAAAATAGAATTTAATTTAAAATGTTTGTTCAAAAGATATAAAAGTTAAAAAATCAGAAACCAAATAAAAGCACGTGCCGGGACTCGGCGCCCCCGCACAAGGGTGAGGGTACGTGTATCTAAACGTATGCTTGTAGACGCAAAGGTTGACGGTGTGGCCACTATCCGCTTCTTCTCCAACATCGTGATGAAAGCTAGTCGAATTTGTTATTCCTTTTATTTGGTCAGGGTTTTTGGACATGAATTTTGTTTCCATTCAGCAATTCCTTCCCACAGGACCTCTTCCTAAGGTTATTTACAGGGCCACTGCTTAGATTCTTATATGGTCGTTACTCATTTTTGCGGAACCTAGGAAGCCTTTGGTTACCGGGTCTGCCTGGCGGGAGATGGTAGCTCAAGATATCTATAACCGGTTTGGATGCGGTCCAGTAATACAATAGGTGTTTAGTCATCTCGTCTTATTTTCGCCGCTTTTAGCATTTTTTACCTTTCTGTAAGTTCTTCAGCTCTTAGCGAGCTTGTTATGGATCTCAGATTTTTCGGATACTTTGTCTAATAAAGGGGCTGCATGCATCACTCTGATGCAAGGCCGGAGTAAtcctttttaaaaaataaaaataaaaataaaagttagTAGAACATTGATTTTAGTTATCAATGACAATTGGGTCATATATAACTCGCGGAATATATAAGCAAATGTTTGTTTCCGTAAGCTTGTCATGGTCAAAAGTGACAACCTAGGATATATCTGAACAAAGTGAGCAAGAATAACGCACGATATATTTATAGTGCGATCCCAGGTAGGGTGCGTCTGACCTCTGGCGCTGACGGCAATCCGCAATCCTGTCCGGGCCGACCTCTCGCTGACTGCAGATCTACAATCCTGTCTTGTATCAAATCGAGCGTGATGGAACTAGCTACTGAGCTAGTTTTGTCCGTGTTTCATGGTGCTGCGCGCGCAAGACCCCATTAGCCATCTATCTGGCGTTGGATATCACCCACCAGAGGATATGATATGGTACCAGAAAGAACATCTCGAACTTTTGTTTTTAAGTTGGCCGCTCTCAGTTGTTGCAGTGCAAAATATCTGGTCTGTCAAAATGTATTGTTCAAGTGGATACCGGACATCAAAGGGTTTTCTGTTTTTTGAAATAACATATGAACCTTATTCAACCGAATAAAAGGTACATCGTTTGTGAGGAATGATACAATTTGATTCATAGGCTCCTCAAACCAACCAACAATTGATGAAAATCTGAGTCAACCTAGCAAGCTCGTGCGTCACCGGTTCCtaacccctcgccgccgccggaggccaGCGCCAGGCAAAGcttgtgcggtggcggcggcggcggggcctctctCTGTTCCGGCGACAAGACGGCGGTTGGTGGATCTGTGTGCAGATTGGATCGGCCAGAGGTGGAGCCCCGGCGGCGGCCGTCGGATCCGTGGATGGCGGCGCGTACAGCGGCAGGAGCGGAGCCTCGGCAGCGGCTGTTGGATCCACGGATGACGGTGGGTGCGGCATGTTCTTGCTCGGTCAAAAGACCTGGTGAAAACAGCCATAGCAGACGGATCCAACCTGGGCGATTTGCATGTCCAAAACGTACTCAGATGGATGGATCCAAGCCTTGCTGTTTGCATGTCCAAATCGTGCTCAGATGGATGCAATCCAGGTTACTGGTCACCGCTTCCTTGTGTTGTACGTGGACGTGATCCAGCAGCCTGCTCTCGGCTATTACGTCTGCCGGCGCCTCGCACAAGGACGCACTTAGCCGCAGAGACAAGCACTAGGACGTGCCAGCCCCTCGTCTGGATCCGGCCTGACCATGCCGACATCGGCTGATCCGTGGTCGAACTGCGGATTTTGGTGACCATCATAGGTTCTTCGCAGGCCGGCGACGGTGATATGCCTTTCATGCTTCAGTTCAGGCCATGACACCCCGACAGGCATGGGCGGGGCTATCTTCGGCTAGGTGGGAAGGTGGTGGTGTCGATCATTGTGGCGACCACCCCGACATGCGGCAGCAGACTTGTTGTGAAGCGCGGTGATCACCGAAAGGTCTTTTTGAGGGTGCTCTCTCAAGATCCGGTGGTTTACTTCAGTCGGGAGATAAAAACTATGGACGGCGCCTTAACGCAAAGGGATGGTTATGCAGCACCTGAGCACATCGCATGCAGCTGCTGGGATCATGGAAAAGTGGTGGTGACAACACATATGATGTCGATGGTGGTGCTGCTTGAGCACCTGGtctcgagctccggggtgaaagccTAGATCTGACCCGAGTTGGTTATACATGGCAATGGTGATGCTTTTACatcattaccttcttgaaggcattgctCGCATATGCTCGTTCAGGTTCTTCAGGGTGAAAATCTAGATTCTGACCTTGgatggttggatccggtgacggtGACGCTTGAGCGCCAgtcccttcctgaaggcgttgctgttgaagaatctCGTCGGTCGTGTGATGCCATGGGATGGTTGGTGCGGATACGGTCACCATTTTAGTTTGCCGATCACCGATCTGATCGTTTTTGTGTGTTTTTATCGCCCgtgcatagctttggtcttatttGACTTTGCTATTTATCGGTGTGTTGTTTTATGTGTGTGCGTTGATGTTGCCTGTGTGCATCTTAGTAATGCAAAGGCCGGATGTATGCTCAttatgtttgtattttcttgatgcTTTATTTTGAGCTAATACAATTTACCTTTTATCGAAAAATCACAATATTCAAACCTATATACCAGACATCAAAGGCCTTTGTAGTAAGAGAACTGGTGTTTGTGCTCGTTTCGTCATTGGATGGACATGCACGGTCTACCTTACGAAATTGCGACGTCGCACGGCACGCCCCGGAAGGAGTGCGCCGACAAGCCGATGACCACCGGGGAGCAGATCGCCCGCATGTCGTAGTGCCTGGACTTGACGCCGCCAACCAGGAAATGGACGATCGCGGTGACGCGCACCTCCACGCCCACCTCGCCGTCCGAGCGGTCGTGCTCGAGCTCCCGCGCGGTCCAGTCGGGCACCGGCGCGCACCTCGAGCCGCGTTTCGTTCCGGCTGGGCTGGTGGAAGTCCGGCATGCCGGCGACCGCCAGCTGAGGCGCCACCTCTCGCCCACGCCGTAGTGCACGTAGATCCAGTTGATCAAACGGTTGATAGGAAGCATTTCCCTATATAAATCACGGAATATATAAGCAAATGTTTCTTTCCGTAAGCTTGTCATGGTCAAAAGTGACAACCTAGGATATATCTGAACAAAGTGAGCAATAATAACGCACGACATACTTTTGTAGTGCGACGAAGGTAGGGTGCATCTGACCTTTAGCGCTGACGGCAATCCACAATCCTGTCCGGCTTGACCTCTCGCTGACTGCAAATCTACAATCCTGTCTTGGTCGATACACTGATCGAGTGAGATGGAACTAGCTAGTTTTGTCCGTGCTTCGCAGCGCTGCGCGCGCAGGACCCCATTAGCCATCTATCTGGCTTTAGATCTCACCCACCGGAGGATATGATATGGTACAAGAAAGAACATattgaacttttttttaaaaaaatggctGCACTCAGTTGTTGCATTGCAAAATGTCTAGTCTGTCAAAATGTATTGTTCAAGTGGATACCAGAGATATACCCAAAAAAAAACAAGTGAATACCAGATACTTATCAAATTGCTGCGGTACAAGAGGGGGTGTCCGTTCTCGTTCATGCTTGGATTGACATGCACGGTCTAACTTAGTGTAGATTTTTTGACAAAGGATAATATATTAATATGAAGATATATTGTTGACAAGTGACAACACACGAGATACGAGAATGATTCGAAAGCACTGCCTTCAAGAAGGCAGCGATGCTCAAACGTGGAAGTCTTTGATCCAACCATTGCAAGTCAGATCTTGATTTTTCACCTTGAAGAGCACGGTGGAGAAGACTCTGTAGCAATGCGTTCAACAAGAACATGTCGTGTGACTATTGAAGGCCCTATCTGATGCAAAGAAATCCGCGCCTCATCTTGAGATTTTATAAAGTCACCGTAGGTACCTCATAATCGACAGGaaagtctcctcccactgaaagcgtatcGCCGGAACGAcaagaacgtctcctcccactgaaagcataTCAccggaaattctaaaataaattcagaataaatgcgagcaccagactTGAACCTTGATGGGCTGATATTACCACCGTCTACCTAACTATCTCAACTACACGTTAGTTCGCAATCACCCACCTCTTAGTGTAGATGTATGTTGTTATAAAAAACGCACCGTGCCCAATGTATACTCAACAATTAataaacaaaacatggcatttttttTTAATATAAGACATCACGAGCAGGAGCAATCCGTGGGCAAAACCCTGGCAGTCCTCCTATCTCTGGCACTGCTTTTAGTGCAGTACATATATTGGTATATATATCGAAATGACATGAAAATCACGAGAATGATGTCTTTCTCATCACTATAGGTGCACTTGTATCAAAGCAATCCAAGCATGGCCATAGTATATTACAAACATGACAAACAAAGAATTAAGAGCATCACACCATTCAGCATGAATGATGAGCTACCTCAAAAACAAAGAATTAAGAGCATCACACAGTATAAACCAACACCCTGCAGTAGTTAATTACACGCACGGACGCCATGCATGTACACGTCTGTCTCACGAAATTGCAACGTCGCACGGCACGCCCCGGAAGGATTTCGCCGACGACGGCGACAAGCCGATGACCACCGGGGAGCAGATCGCCCGCATGTTGTAGTGCCTGAACTTGACGCCGCCGACCAGGAAATGGACGATCGCGGTGACGCGCACCTCCACGCCCACCTCGCCGTCGGAGCGGTCGTGCTCGAGCTCCCGCGCGGTCCAGTCGGGCACCGGCGCCGACCGCGCCACGGCGCGCACCTCGAGCCGCGTCTCGTTCCGGCTGGGCTGGTGGAAGTCCGGCACGTCGGCGACCGCCAGCTGAGGCGCCACCTCGCCCGCGCCGTAGTGCACGTAGACGGCGACCGACTTGTAGCGCATGGACACGCGCCGGTTCGGGTTATCGGCCGCGAGGGTGAGGTAGAAGGAGGCC
The sequence above is a segment of the Triticum dicoccoides isolate Atlit2015 ecotype Zavitan chromosome 1A, WEW_v2.0, whole genome shotgun sequence genome. Coding sequences within it:
- the LOC119292310 gene encoding NDR1/HIN1-like protein 10 translates to MPATTGSARRVAVLRCIVAALVVTVLLAGLVVLVFWLVVRPKPIEYSVARAAVRRFHVTAPPGGGGGATLKASFYLTLAADNPNRRVSMRYKSVAVYVHYGAGEVAPQLAVADVPDFHQPSRNETRLEVRAVARSAPVPDWTARELEHDRSDGEVGVEVRVTAIVHFLVGGVKFRHYNMRAICSPVVIGLSPSSAKSFRGVPCDVAIS